The proteins below come from a single Ptychodera flava strain L36383 chromosome 6, AS_Pfla_20210202, whole genome shotgun sequence genomic window:
- the LOC139135642 gene encoding ATP-binding cassette sub-family C member 8-like — protein sequence MIRAFREENRFSKQLLETMDTNNVAQLYLLCSFRWLSIRLELVGAIFVLISALTSLISCIVGAISPSLVGLALTYAISICGQANWMVRMFAECEMNMNAVERVKHYTKLKTEAYRGTYNPSPSWPDKGDIQFENVSVRYADDLEPVLEDINVHFKAGEKIGICGRTGSGKSSLTLALFRMTDTFKGRILIDGIDVSQVSLLTLRTRLAIIPQDPVLFSGTIRFNLDPESEKSDAELWAALGVAQLHEVIADLPEQLEADISEAGENFSVGQRQLFCLARAFLRKTKILVMDEATSSIDVKTDAILQHVIATAFADRTVLTIAHRMSTIIDSDNVLVLSKGRIVEFGSPKTLEKQDGSHFAALLKGHS from the exons ATGATCAGGGCGTTTAG AGAGGAAAATCGATTCAGTAAGCAATTGTTGGAAACCATGGACACCAATAATGTGGCGCAACTTTATCTCCTATGCAGTTTTCGATGGCTATCAATCCGTTTG GAACTTGTTGGCGCAATTTTCGTCTTGATTTCTGCCCTTACATCATTGATAAGCTGCATAGTTGGCGCTATCTCACCAAGCTTGGTAGGATTGGCTCTGACGTACGCAATTTCG ATTTGCGGACAAGCAAATTGGATGGTGAGAATGTTTGCTGAGTGCGAGATGAATATGAATGCAGTAGAAAGAGTAAAGCATTACACAAAACTGAAAACTGAGGCGTACAGAG GGACGTATAATCCGTCCCCTAGCTGGCCGGATAAAGGCGATATCCAATTTGAAAATGTCTCAGTAAGATATGCAGATGATTTAGAGCCTGTCTTAGAAGATATCAATGTGCATTTCAAAGCTGGCGAAAAG ATCGGAATTTGTGGAAGAACCGGCAGCGGAAAGTCATCGCTTACCTTGGCACTATTTAGGATGACTGACACTTtcaaag GACGCATACTAATTGACGGAATAGATGTAAGTCAAGTATCTTTGTTGACACTGCGTACACGTCTGGCTATAATTCCACAGGACCCAGTGTTGTTTTCTGGAACCATCAG GTTCAATCTCGACCCGGAAAGCGAAAAAAGTGACGCTGAATTGTGGGCAGCTTTAGGTGTTGCTCAGTTACATGAAGTCATCGCTGATCTTCCCGAACAGTTAG AAGCAGATATTTCAGAGGCAGGTGAAAACTTCAGCGTCGGTCAGAGACAGCTTTTCTGCCTTGCGAGAGCGTTTCTAAGGAAGACTAAGATCCTGGTAATGGACGAAGCCACTTCATCGATTGACGTCAAAACG GATGCCATATTACAGCATGTCATAGCTACAGCCTTCGCCGATAGGACAGTATTGACGATCGCC CATCGCATGTCAACGATAATTGACTCAGACAATGTATTGGTGTTGAGCAAAGGAAGAATAGTTGAATTTGGTTCGCCGAAGACGTTAGAGAAACAGGATGGAAGCCACTTTGCTGCATTGCTGAAGGGACATTCTTAG